A region of Caballeronia insecticola DNA encodes the following proteins:
- a CDS encoding helix-turn-helix domain-containing protein — protein MPSNNGSTTDFVHFTAGSHLRAGVEVMHASFGTHRFAPHLHETWSFGAVLSGAQNNAIEPDRNVIEAGQLILMPPYRPHAGCAVGEKPCQYVMLYVSDNHLRERADALGLHEVDLPATGVTDPWLVDLMAAFVFAAIESERAGGHPSSSLDHTFVHVVDQILIRHASAPADSEAFYAQRYERRLDAALAHLKANLYEAIPLNELARHASLSPAHFCRRFSQAYGLPPHRYQLVLRIAQAKSMLYAGEDISRVALLAGFADHSHFGRQFKSCFGFTPGHLTRRSAAR, from the coding sequence ATGCCTTCGAATAACGGTTCGACCACTGACTTCGTGCACTTCACCGCCGGTTCGCATTTGCGTGCAGGCGTGGAAGTCATGCACGCGAGTTTTGGCACGCACCGTTTCGCGCCGCATCTGCATGAGACGTGGTCGTTCGGCGCGGTATTGTCCGGCGCGCAGAACAATGCGATCGAGCCTGATCGCAACGTCATCGAGGCAGGGCAGTTGATTTTGATGCCGCCGTATCGGCCGCATGCGGGCTGTGCGGTCGGCGAAAAGCCCTGCCAATACGTGATGCTCTACGTCAGCGACAACCATTTGCGCGAGCGTGCCGACGCGCTCGGCCTTCACGAAGTAGATTTGCCTGCCACCGGTGTGACCGATCCGTGGTTAGTCGATCTGATGGCGGCGTTCGTGTTCGCGGCAATCGAGAGCGAGCGCGCGGGCGGCCATCCGTCTTCGTCGCTAGACCATACGTTCGTGCATGTCGTCGATCAAATTTTGATTCGTCACGCATCCGCGCCCGCTGATTCAGAGGCTTTCTACGCGCAACGATATGAACGTCGCCTCGACGCTGCGCTTGCACATCTGAAGGCGAATCTCTACGAAGCGATTCCCCTGAACGAACTCGCACGCCACGCGTCGCTTTCGCCCGCGCATTTCTGCCGGCGTTTCAGTCAGGCGTATGGCCTGCCGCCGCATCGCTATCAGCTCGTGCTGCGCATTGCGCAAGCCAAATCGATGTTGTACGCAGGCGAAGACATCAGCCGCGTCGCGTTGCTCGCAGGCTTTGCCGATCACAGCCACTTCGGTCGCCAGTTCAAGAGTTGTTTCGGCTTTACGCCAGGCCATCTCACGAGAAGGTCCGCCGCACGCTGA
- a CDS encoding helix-turn-helix domain-containing protein, giving the protein MSSGSDGLSTLFGTELRKIRARERFLQDGERPSGLVSEPIIQSWERCLSRGRSMHEFVVPTLLPKHALKHTLRRSRRILDAAEPDLLKLDAALTHTGCSVSLLDPAGVVIHASSGHSISGDLARQWCRVGVDLSEQAIGTSAPGIVMQSGCAAQVDCAEHYFAGHASMRCAAAPVLDWHGGFAGLLNIAVESRTFGFDAKEVVTMHAASIEHRLLRMQPAGYWLIEFHIATDMIGSGSAGLAGVRPDGRVAWINGVGARLLGVSRAPNRDVESMFGLTFDVLSRHDETMLHRLPNGLTVCLSISGSPAHGSMQTHIAVSRDDRLADQHHRLILETLAAHDGNISRAARRLGVSRGTIYRAMGMSASR; this is encoded by the coding sequence ATGAGCAGTGGGAGCGACGGTCTGTCGACGTTGTTCGGCACGGAACTGCGCAAGATCCGCGCGCGCGAACGATTCTTGCAAGACGGAGAGCGTCCTTCGGGCCTGGTCAGCGAGCCGATCATTCAATCGTGGGAGCGTTGCCTGAGCAGGGGCCGTTCGATGCACGAATTCGTCGTGCCGACGCTCTTGCCGAAGCACGCATTGAAGCACACGTTGCGGCGCAGCCGGAGAATCCTCGATGCAGCCGAGCCGGACTTGCTCAAGCTCGATGCCGCGCTCACGCATACCGGCTGCTCAGTGTCGCTCCTCGATCCGGCGGGCGTCGTCATTCACGCGAGTTCCGGGCACTCGATATCGGGCGATCTCGCGCGGCAATGGTGTCGCGTCGGCGTCGATCTTTCGGAGCAGGCGATAGGCACGAGCGCGCCCGGTATCGTGATGCAAAGCGGATGCGCGGCGCAGGTCGATTGTGCCGAGCATTACTTCGCCGGGCATGCATCGATGCGTTGCGCGGCCGCGCCTGTCCTGGACTGGCATGGCGGGTTCGCAGGTTTGTTGAACATTGCGGTCGAGTCCCGAACGTTCGGTTTCGACGCGAAGGAAGTCGTCACGATGCATGCCGCATCGATCGAGCACCGCTTGCTGCGCATGCAACCGGCGGGATATTGGCTCATCGAGTTTCACATCGCAACGGACATGATCGGCTCCGGTTCCGCGGGGCTGGCAGGGGTTCGGCCAGACGGCCGCGTTGCATGGATCAACGGCGTCGGCGCACGCTTGCTGGGCGTCTCGCGCGCGCCGAATCGCGATGTCGAGTCAATGTTCGGACTCACATTCGACGTGCTGAGCAGACACGATGAAACCATGCTGCATCGTTTGCCGAACGGTCTGACCGTTTGCCTGTCGATATCCGGATCGCCCGCGCACGGGTCCATGCAGACGCACATCGCCGTGTCACGCGATGACCGTCTCGCCGATCAACACCACCGGCTCATCCTCGAAACGCTTGCGGCCCACGACGGCAACATCTCGCGGGCTGCCCGCAGGCTCGGCGTATCACGCGGCACGATCTATCGCGCGATGGGCATGAGCGCGTCACGTTAG
- a CDS encoding TetR/AcrR family transcriptional regulator, with the protein MSSAASRAALLDAVHALSRDKGIDQVSVDEIACKAGLHKVAVYRLFGSRQALLLEYVLRHCNVLRTMFDEACEAQPGDARSQILHVFARLSPGLIGSIQAMQTQCTRRDDAIAHLLDNESISLREHLTKLCIGMNAREPDVLSFALFSVWQGVAFNAWTGAEIPSPDALTKLIERLLNTY; encoded by the coding sequence ATGTCCAGTGCTGCATCGCGAGCGGCGTTGCTCGATGCGGTTCATGCGTTGAGTCGCGATAAAGGCATCGACCAGGTTTCCGTCGATGAGATTGCGTGCAAGGCCGGATTGCACAAAGTGGCGGTGTATCGACTCTTTGGTTCGAGGCAAGCGCTGCTACTGGAATACGTTTTGCGTCATTGCAACGTATTGCGCACTATGTTCGATGAAGCGTGCGAGGCTCAACCCGGCGATGCGCGCAGTCAGATCCTGCACGTCTTCGCGCGCTTGTCTCCGGGCTTGATCGGCAGCATTCAGGCGATGCAGACGCAATGCACCCGACGCGACGATGCCATCGCCCACTTGCTCGATAACGAGTCGATCAGCCTTCGCGAACATTTGACGAAGCTGTGTATCGGCATGAACGCGCGCGAGCCGGATGTGCTGAGTTTTGCGCTGTTTTCCGTATGGCAAGGCGTCGCTTTCAACGCATGGACGGGTGCGGAAATTCCTTCCCCCGATGCGCTGACGAAGCTGATCGAGCGCTTGCTGAATACGTACTAA
- a CDS encoding SDR family NAD(P)-dependent oxidoreductase has translation MNRTSKKVAVIAGVGEGLGQAIARRFAPDYHVVMFARDLEKLQGYAAQLREAGGEATGMKVDLRVEREIVEALATIEQEIGPIEVAVYNAGAQHRKPLLEISGDAFEKVWRLGAFGAFVFGREAVRHMEPRGKGTILFTGATSSLRGGANFGAFAAAKFATRAVIQSIAREFGPKGIHAATVIIDGAVNMPAIHRLFPDLAKSMPPDGMLSTDEVAETYYQIHRQHRSAWTLEADLRPYSEKF, from the coding sequence ATGAACAGGACATCGAAGAAGGTGGCGGTCATAGCAGGGGTCGGAGAGGGACTGGGACAGGCGATCGCACGGCGTTTCGCGCCGGACTATCACGTCGTCATGTTTGCCCGCGATCTGGAGAAGTTGCAGGGCTACGCCGCGCAGTTGCGCGAGGCGGGAGGCGAAGCCACCGGCATGAAGGTGGACTTGCGCGTGGAGCGGGAAATCGTCGAGGCGCTCGCGACGATCGAGCAGGAGATCGGGCCGATCGAGGTGGCGGTGTATAACGCGGGCGCGCAGCATCGCAAGCCGTTGCTGGAGATCAGCGGCGACGCCTTCGAGAAAGTCTGGCGGCTGGGGGCATTCGGCGCGTTCGTGTTCGGACGCGAGGCGGTGCGGCACATGGAGCCGCGCGGCAAGGGCACGATTCTTTTCACGGGCGCGACATCATCGCTGCGCGGCGGGGCGAACTTCGGTGCGTTCGCGGCGGCGAAATTCGCGACCCGCGCGGTGATTCAGAGCATTGCGCGCGAGTTCGGACCGAAGGGCATTCACGCGGCGACCGTGATCATCGATGGCGCGGTGAACATGCCGGCGATCCATCGGCTGTTTCCGGATCTGGCCAAAAGCATGCCGCCCGACGGCATGTTGTCGACCGATGAAGTGGCTGAAACGTATTACCAGATTCATCGGCAGCATCGCAGCGCGTGGACGCTCGAAGCGGATCTGCGGCCTTATAGCGAGAAGTTCTGA
- a CDS encoding NAD(P)H-dependent oxidoreductase, which yields MNVLIVHAHPEAASFTTAMRDAAADALTESGHDVRVSDLYEMKFNPVASPNDFLGRANEDYLVYALEQRHADANGLLAPDIKAELDKVVWADLIIFNFPIYWFSMPAIMKGWLDRVFVSGRCYGGMRFYDRGGLKGKKALVSLTLGGQPHMFDANGVHGPLPDLLKHLLRGTLGYLGFDVLPPFIGWHVPYISQQERTALLDAYRERLLTLESQQPLAFPSLEDFDELLRPKAHGTA from the coding sequence ATGAATGTTTTGATTGTGCATGCGCACCCGGAAGCCGCTTCTTTTACGACGGCCATGCGCGATGCGGCCGCCGACGCGCTGACGGAATCCGGACACGACGTGCGAGTGTCCGATCTGTACGAAATGAAGTTCAACCCGGTGGCGAGCCCGAACGACTTTCTCGGTCGCGCCAACGAAGACTATCTCGTCTACGCACTCGAACAACGCCATGCCGATGCGAACGGCCTGCTCGCGCCCGATATCAAGGCGGAACTCGACAAGGTCGTGTGGGCCGATCTGATCATTTTCAATTTCCCGATCTACTGGTTTTCCATGCCCGCCATCATGAAGGGATGGCTCGATCGCGTGTTCGTATCGGGCCGTTGCTATGGCGGCATGCGCTTCTACGATCGCGGCGGATTGAAGGGCAAGAAGGCGCTCGTCTCGCTGACGCTGGGCGGGCAGCCGCATATGTTCGATGCAAACGGCGTGCATGGTCCGCTTCCTGATCTGCTGAAGCATCTGTTGCGCGGCACGCTCGGCTATCTCGGCTTCGACGTGTTGCCGCCTTTCATCGGCTGGCACGTGCCGTACATCAGCCAGCAAGAGCGCACCGCGCTCCTCGATGCGTATCGCGAGCGGCTGCTGACGCTCGAGTCGCAGCAACCGCTGGCGTTCCCAAGTCTCGAAGACTTCGACGAGCTGTTGCGGCCGAAAGCGCACGGCACGGCATGA
- a CDS encoding porin — MTKQRFLLSMLALASPAVFAQSSVTLYGIIDTGVEYVSHANANGDHVIRMPGVTGELPSRWGLRGREDLGGGYAAQFVLESGFNVRGGDLGQGGRLFGRQAWVGLSSPYGTLMFGRQYSMTYLIDSDADILGPNIYGIASLDAYVPNARSDNTVGYKGMWKGFTLGATYSFGRDSAGTGNSPGQGTCAGSAPGQFTQCRQISTMLRYDSDVFGLAAAYDEQRGGPNAAASFFNGNTPIPITNPGDKDVRLQANGWVKVQGARIGAGWIGRNVVTSSVTVPGAHSNLFYLGVSYPFTPSFVLDGEVFRIVNAAQDARATLGVLRGTYLLSVRTAVYLQTAYLSNSARARYSVSAGGGGTTPSAGQGQLGVMAGIRQSF, encoded by the coding sequence ATGACGAAGCAGCGTTTCCTGTTGAGCATGCTCGCACTCGCGAGCCCTGCGGTCTTCGCGCAATCGTCCGTGACGCTTTACGGCATTATCGATACCGGAGTCGAATATGTCTCGCATGCCAATGCAAATGGCGACCACGTCATTCGCATGCCCGGCGTGACGGGCGAGCTTCCGTCGCGCTGGGGCTTGCGTGGACGCGAGGACCTTGGCGGCGGCTATGCGGCCCAGTTCGTTCTGGAAAGCGGCTTCAACGTGCGCGGCGGCGATCTGGGGCAGGGCGGACGACTCTTCGGGCGGCAGGCGTGGGTCGGTTTGAGCAGCCCATACGGCACGCTCATGTTCGGCCGCCAGTATTCGATGACCTACCTCATCGACAGCGACGCCGACATTCTCGGGCCGAACATCTACGGTATCGCATCGCTCGATGCCTACGTGCCGAATGCACGGAGTGACAACACCGTCGGCTACAAGGGCATGTGGAAAGGCTTCACGCTCGGCGCGACCTATTCTTTCGGACGCGATTCCGCGGGCACCGGCAACTCGCCCGGCCAGGGCACGTGCGCGGGATCGGCGCCGGGGCAGTTCACGCAATGCCGTCAGATTTCCACGATGCTGCGCTACGACTCCGACGTGTTCGGTCTCGCCGCCGCCTACGACGAACAGCGCGGCGGCCCGAATGCGGCGGCCAGCTTCTTCAATGGCAACACGCCGATTCCGATCACCAATCCAGGCGATAAGGACGTGCGCTTGCAAGCCAATGGCTGGGTCAAGGTGCAGGGCGCGCGAATCGGCGCGGGCTGGATCGGACGCAATGTCGTGACGAGTTCCGTCACCGTGCCGGGAGCGCATTCGAATCTGTTCTATCTGGGCGTGTCGTATCCGTTCACACCTTCGTTCGTGCTCGACGGCGAAGTGTTCCGCATCGTCAATGCGGCGCAGGATGCGCGCGCCACGCTGGGCGTCCTGCGCGGCACATACCTCTTGTCCGTGCGAACGGCGGTCTATCTGCAAACCGCGTATTTGTCGAACAGCGCCCGCGCACGCTATTCGGTGAGCGCGGGCGGCGGCGGCACGACGCCATCGGCTGGGCAAGGACAGCTCGGCGTGATGGCGGGCATCCGGCAGAGCTTCTGA
- a CDS encoding MFS transporter, with protein MDRINVQEKVDGASFNRFHLVVFLWTSLVVVLDGYDLAVPGVALPAIMANMKVSAAAAGFMASSALFGMAFGAIVLGAVADRIGRRKVFAISIFLFSAFTLAAGFSTEPLLFSAMRFFAGVGIGGALPNAVAHMSEYAPRRSRGRLVGLMMCGYTIGSVLAALIGKACIEAYGWRSVFIVAGVPLLIIPFVMTWMPESLAYLVRTNKQDELREVLRRILPDQRFAPDAVFVGQTAARGARTPLGQLFADGRAQSTVLIWVAFFMGLFMLYAMSTWLVTLLTRSGHTLGAALTFLLVYNAGVIIGTIVGAWVGDRFSLKWVLAFFYAMGAASLAALGYAPNQPALFVLIAIVGASVVGTQNLCYAYTGQFYPLASRSVGLGAAAGVGRVGAIVAPLLIGALVSLNLPPTTCFMAIAVASAIGALAITGVNHRRCASANPGNGNLQFDTPD; from the coding sequence ATGGACAGAATAAACGTGCAGGAAAAGGTCGATGGCGCGAGTTTCAACCGCTTCCATTTGGTCGTGTTTCTGTGGACTTCACTTGTCGTCGTGCTGGACGGCTACGACCTCGCGGTGCCGGGCGTCGCACTTCCCGCCATCATGGCCAACATGAAGGTCAGCGCGGCGGCCGCCGGTTTCATGGCGAGTTCGGCGCTCTTCGGAATGGCATTCGGCGCGATCGTACTGGGCGCGGTGGCCGACCGCATTGGCCGTCGCAAGGTGTTTGCGATCTCGATCTTCCTATTCAGCGCGTTCACGCTGGCAGCGGGCTTCTCGACCGAACCGCTGTTGTTCAGCGCGATGCGCTTTTTTGCGGGCGTCGGTATTGGCGGTGCGTTGCCGAACGCGGTCGCGCACATGTCGGAATACGCGCCGCGCCGCAGCCGTGGACGGCTCGTCGGTCTGATGATGTGCGGCTATACCATCGGCAGCGTGCTGGCGGCGCTCATCGGCAAGGCGTGCATCGAGGCTTACGGCTGGCGCTCCGTTTTCATCGTCGCGGGTGTGCCGCTACTGATCATTCCGTTCGTCATGACGTGGATGCCCGAGTCGCTCGCCTATCTCGTCAGGACCAACAAGCAGGACGAGTTGCGCGAAGTGCTGCGGCGCATTCTGCCGGATCAGCGCTTCGCACCGGACGCGGTGTTCGTCGGTCAGACGGCGGCGCGCGGCGCTCGCACGCCGCTCGGACAATTGTTCGCGGACGGGCGCGCGCAGAGCACGGTGCTGATCTGGGTCGCGTTCTTCATGGGTCTGTTCATGTTGTACGCCATGAGCACGTGGCTCGTGACGTTGCTGACGCGCTCGGGCCACACGCTCGGCGCTGCGCTCACGTTCCTGCTCGTCTATAACGCGGGCGTGATTATCGGCACGATCGTCGGGGCTTGGGTCGGCGACCGCTTCAGCCTGAAATGGGTGCTCGCATTCTTCTACGCGATGGGTGCGGCGTCGCTCGCGGCGCTCGGCTACGCGCCGAATCAGCCGGCGTTGTTCGTGCTGATCGCGATAGTGGGGGCGTCGGTGGTCGGCACACAGAACCTGTGCTACGCGTACACGGGACAGTTCTATCCGCTTGCATCGCGTTCGGTTGGGCTGGGCGCTGCGGCGGGCGTGGGACGCGTCGGTGCGATCGTCGCTCCGCTTCTGATCGGCGCGCTCGTCAGCCTGAATCTGCCGCCGACGACCTGCTTCATGGCAATCGCGGTGGCGTCGGCGATCGGCGCGTTGGCGATCACAGGGGTCAATCATCGGCGCTGTGCATCGGCGAATCCCGGCAACGGCAACCTTCAGTTCGATACGCCGGATTGA